A region of the Candidatus Hydrogenedentota bacterium genome:
AGCACGGGCTGCACATCGCGCTTGAAGCTGAACCCGCGGGCGGGGCCGTTCCACGGGGTGATGTCCACAGGCGCCTGCTGCACCGCCAGGGTGGGCGCGGCGGGCGGGGTCTCGTTCTGCTTCTCGTGGCAGCCGATGCAGGAGACGGCCTCGCCGGGCATGCCGACGAACCAGCTGCGCATGAGCTGCACGGCGCGCCCCTGCGCGTCCAGGGGCTGGAGCGCGACGGGAATGTTGGCGGGGATCTTGAAGTAGGCGGAGCCGTCCTCGAGCACGGGCACGGTGCCCAGGATGCGGTGGACGTCCCACGGCCCCTCGATGCCGATGTTGATGTGGCCGCCCATCTTCGGGTAGCCGTAGTAGATTTCAAACACGCGCAGGCTCTTGACCACGCCGCGCGGCACGCCGCGCAGGCCCTCGCCCCGGTAGATGTCGGCGATGTAGACGGTGGCCTTGTCGGTGTCAGGCTTCACGCGGTCGGGCACGACGGGGGGGCGCTGCGTCTTGCGGAGGGGGACCGGCTCCAGCAGGGCCTGGCCGGGCAGCTCCTTGATGAGCACGAGGTTGTCAAAGACGTCGGTGAGATAGAGGCCCCAGGGGGACTCGGGGGAGGGCTTGCAGGAGACCAGGAAGTATTTGCCGCTGAGGGGGTAGGGATGCAGGAACTTGGGCCACGAGTTGTCCACCAGCTGGTCCACGATGGCGGGCTCCACGGGCTTCCCGAAACCGGGGATGCGCTGGATGACGCCGCCGCCCTCCTTGCGCCCCTGGGCCGGGTCGAACAGCACCAGCTCGCCCATGCGGGCGACGCCGTGGTGCCCGGTCACAATGGCCACGACCTCTGTCGGGTGCCCGGGGATCGGACGGGCGTAGAAGAGGGAGTTGGGCCAGTAGGAGTTGCTGCCGTAGTACTCCGCCTGGTTGGTGCCGTCGGGGTTCATGCTGAAGAGGATGCGGCTGAAGTAGTGCGGGGTGTCGGAGTACTCCCAGCGGGAGTAGAGCACGCGCCCGTTGGCAAGCGGGGTGGGGCACCAGTTGTGGTCCTGGTCAAAGCTGAGCTGGCGCATGTTGCCGCCGTCGGCGTCCATGCGGAAGAGGTTGGCCACCGTGTCGCTGCCGCCGACGCAGGGCACCCCGTGGAACACGCCGGTGGACCCGAAGATGATCCGGTCGTCGGGCAGGTAGCAGGGGTCGTAGTTGTCCACATCGGGGTATTCGCCGGAGGTGACCTGGCGCAGCCCGGAACCGTCGGCGTTCATCTCCCATATCTGCCAGCGGTTGTGGCTGCCGATCATGGAGAAGAGCATCTTTTCGCCGTCGAAGTGGAGGTCCACATCGCCCACCATGATGTCCTTTTCGGGCTTGTGGAGGGTCGTCAGGGCGCCGTCCGGGCGCACGGGCGACAGCACGGCGATCTCGTTGTCATAGCCGGCGCGCGGCAGGGAGCAGTTGCCCTGCCAGTTCTGGGGCAGGCCCATGCTGCCCTCGGCGCGGCGCACGAGGAGGAGGCGGTCGAAGTCCAGCAGCGGGTTGGCCAGCAGGGCCTCGCGCTGCAGGGCCGTCAGCTCGTCCGCGGCGGCCTTCAGGTCGTCGCCCTGCGCGGCGGTGATGCGCTTGTCCAGCGCGTCCAGCCGCTGGAGGAACTCCGGGGCCCCGGCGTACTGCCCGGGGAAGGCGGCGGCGAGATCCTCCACGGCGCGGCGCAGGGCGGCGGCGCGGTTCTGGGGCGCCGCCCACCAGGCGTCCTCCGCGGACGCGGGTGCGGGGGACACGGCCGCGCATCCGGCAACCAGGGCCAAACACACCAGGACAGGCAAAGAATACCGCGCGCTCATCTCATTGCTCCGGTTATGCCCCGGACACCCGCCCCCGGCCGGCGCCGGGAACGGGTGCCCGAAAAAAACTTGCCATGCCCCGAAAGGGGCGGGAAGTCACAGTTTCACGTTGGGCAGGGTGAAACGCAGGCCGTCGCCGTCGTGGAAGGTGGCGTACTCGGTCACGATGGCGCCCTCGGGGGCCTGCATCCAGTGCCACTGCTCGGCGCCGGCGAGTTCAGCGGTCTCGCCGGGCATCAGCTTCTGCTCGGTGCGGGCGACGGCGGCCTTGCGGTGGGACGGCGGGATCCGCTCGTCCACCCCCGGCGTGGGCGTGCCCTCGCCGTAGGTGTAAATCCAGCCGTGCCGGGGCTGCCAGCCCTCCATCTTCGCGCCGCCCTTCGCCGTCTTCACATGCTTGTGTTCGGGGATCATCTGCCCGGGCAGGAGATAGATGTCATGCCCGAAGTAGCTGTCCTTCTCGTTGTTCAGCCAGAAGATGCCGCCCATGCCTGTCTCGGCGAAGTTGCCGAGGCCGAAATCGGTCACCCAGAATTCGGCCGTGCGCAGCCGGTCGTAGACGGGGTAGCCGTAGGCCTCGAACATCTCGTAGTAGGCCTGCTTGGCCTTTTCCTGGTCGAAGGTGCCGTCGGCCTTGTAGAAATGCTCGTTGGGATACTTCTTGATCTTCACAGCCTTTTTCTCCTCCGCGCCCGCGGAACCGAGGACGGTGACGACGGCCAGCGTGACCGCCGCGGCCAGCAGGCCCGCCAGCGCGATGTTCTTGGTGCCCTTCATGACGCGTCTCCTTGGTTGTTGCTGCCGCCTTTCGGCGGGTTACTTGCCTTTCAGGTCGTTGTAGAGTTCAAAGGCCCGCTCCGGGGCCGCCAGCTCGTGGACCACGGCGCCCACGGCCTGCGCCATGGCAACCGGGTCGTCGGCCGCGAAGATGTTGCGGCCCATGTCCACGCCCATGGCGCCCTGGTCTATGGCCTTGTGGGCCATCTTGAGGGCGTCCAGCTCGGGCAGCTTTTTGCCGCCCGCGATGACCACCGGCACGGGGCACCCGGCGACCACCTCCTCGAAGCCCGGCTCGCAGTAGTAGGTCTTCACGAAGTGGACGCCCAGCTCGGCGATGACGCGGCAGGCCAGGCCGAGGTAGCGCGCGTCGCGGACCATCTCCTTGCCCACGGCGGTGACGCCGAGGGTGGGCAGCCCGTAGCGGCTGCCCTCGTTGATGAGGTAGGACAGGTTGGCCAGGGTCTCGCGCTCAAACTCCGCGCCGATGCAGGCCTGGGCGGTGATGGCCGACGCGTTCAGCGCCAGCGCCTCCTGCACCGTCACGCCGATGACCTCGTTGCTCAGCTCGCGCAGGACCGTGGCGCCGGTGCTGCACCGCATGACGACGGGCTTGCGCACCTCCGGGGGAATGCACGTGCGCAGCCCGCCCCGCGTGCACATGAGGCAGTCCACATGGGGGATGAGGGGCGGCACGACCAGGTCGAGGCGCTCCAGCCCCGTCGTCGGCCCCATGATGTACCCGTGGTCGAAGGCCAGCATCACCGTGCGGCCGGACTTCGGGTTGAAGATCTGGGAGAGGCGGTTCTTCGCGCCCCAGAGAAGGTGGGCGGACCCCTTCAGGAAGAAGCCCGGCGTCTCCATGGGGACACCGATCCCGTAGTCCTTGCGCTCCGCGCCGGCCGATTTTTCCGCATCAGGCATGTTGTTCCGCTCCTTTTAGAAATCCCTTAAAAATGAGGGACACCGAGGTGGCCCCCGGGTCCTGGGTTCCTATGCTCTGCTCTTTGATGTTGCGGGCGCGCCCGAAGCGCGCCTGCAGGGCCGAGGTCGCCTCCGCGCCCGCGCGGGCGGCCTCCGCGGCGAGGCGCAGCATCTCGGCCGCCTCCGCGCCGCCCTCCGCCGCCGCGCACAGCGCCTCGACGGCGGGCACCAGCGCGTCAATCATCGTCTTGTCGCCGGGCTGCGCCTTGGTCTGGGCGCGCACGGAGGCGAGGCCGGACCGGAACGCCGCGGCCAGCAGCGCCGGGTCGAGCCCCTCCTCCTCGCCGAGGGCGTCGGACATGCCCATGAACAGCATGCCGAACAGCGGCCCCGTGGACCCGCCGTCCGCGCCGAGGACCGCCCAGCCGACGTCGTACAGCAGGGCCTTCAGCCCGCCGCCCGCCGCGCCGACGGCCTTTTCCACCGCGCCCATGGCGCGCACCATGGTGGTGCCGTGGTCGCCGTCGCCGCCGACGGAGTCCAGACGGCCCAGCAGCTCGTGGTTCTCCCGGATTTCGGACACCGCCCCGCGGAGCATGTCCGCCATGATTTCAACCGTGATGTGCCCCGCCACGGCCGCCTCCTACCGCGCCGTCCACACGGGGGAGTCGCAGGGGGCGTCCCAGAGGGCCTTCAGCTCGTCGTCGAGACGGCCGACGCACATCTGGAACCCGCCCATCTCCTGCACCGTGAGGAACTCGCCGACCAGCGACCGGGCCAGGGTCATGCCCTTGGCCTCCAGCACCTGGTTGACACGCCGGAGCACGAGGTACAGCTCCATGAGCGTGGTCGCCCCGGTGCCGTTGAGCATCACAAACAGCTCGTCGCCGGACTGGGCCTGGATGTCGGCCAGCAGCGCCTCCAGCATGATCTCCGCCGTGGCGTCGGCCGTCTTGAGGGGCTGGGTGCCGCCGCCGGCCTCGCCGTGCTGGCCCATGCCCACGACCATCATGCCGTCGGGGATCTCCGCGATGACCTCGCCCGTGCTGGGGTGGGTCGCGCCGGAAAGGGCGACGGCCAGGGTGGCCATGTTGGCCTCCATGCGCTCGGCGAGGGCGGCGCACTCCTCCAGGGGGCGGCCCTGCTCGGCGGCCGCGCCGGCGATCTTGATCACAAGCAGGCAGCCCGCCAACCCGCGGCGGTCGTCCGGGTTCTCGCGGGAACCGCCGGAAATGTCCTCGTGCGTGAGGACCTGACGGACCGTGATGCCCTCGCGTTTGGCCATGTCCAGGGCGAGTTTGGCGGACATGACGTCGCCCGCGTGGTTGAGCACGACCAGCAGAATGCCCGCGTCGCGCTTCGCGGCGCGCAGGGCCTCCACCACCCGGGGCGGCCCGGGGGCGGCGAAAACCTCGCCGGGCACGCTGATGTCGAGCATGCCCTCGCCCACATAGCCGCTGAGGGCGGGCTCGTGGCCGCTGCCGCCCAGGGTCACCACCGCCACCTTGTCCAGGGGCTTCGGCGTCCGGCGGACCACCAGATTGTTTCCGGAAAGGGCGACTTTGCCGGCATTTGCGAGGGCAAAGCCCTCCAGCAGCTCCTGCACCAGGTTTTCCGGGTTATTGACAAGTTTTTTCATGGCCATTGGTTCTACCTCTTTCCCTGTTAGACCGGTCCAACGCCGGGTTGGTGTCCCCTTACTTCCGCTTTTCCATCACCTCGATCACCGCCTCACCGTCCTTGATGAACGCGCAGCGCAGCTCGTCGGTCGCGTCGAAGGGCGGCAGGATGACCTCGCAGCCCTTGAGCGCCTCGTCCAGCGAGTCCACCAGGAACGCCGCGTGGCAGCCGTTCACGATCTCCGGGGGCATGGGCGTGTCCGCCTCAAACCGGAGATACTCCACATGGAAGGGGTGCGTGTCGGGGTCGCTCACATGGACCTTTGCCCCCTCGAGGTAGTTCTCGTGGTCATGCTTCGAGGAAGTGGGCACGCCGAAGTGGTGGAATTGCGCTGCTGCCATGTCACAGTCTCCTTGTGTCTTGTGGAAAAAAACGCCAAAAAGGAATCTTCCGCCCCGCCGGGGGGCAGACTGCATTATAGAGACCGGCCCCGCCGAAATCTAGCCGCCGCCCCGTGGTGATGACGGGATATGCGGCTCCCAGGCCGGATGAGGGGGGCGTCACTCCCCCTGTTTGGCGCGCCTGGGGGACGGCTTGGAAAGGGGCGCGGTGTGGGCCTCGTAGAGGGCAAACAGGTAGGCCATGCGGTCCACGTCGTTGGAGAACGGCTGGGACCGGTAGCACCGGTCCACCGCGCGGTCCAGTTTGGTGTGGGCCTTGAGGAGGGCGCCCGGCATGGCGTGGGGGTCGTACAGGTCGGCAAGCGAGGCGTTCGGATACTGCTTCCGGACTTGCAGCACGTCCGCCGCCGCCGCCTCCACGGCAGCCTTCTGCTTCGGGGAAATGTCCTTCGGCCAGGGGAAATTATTGTAGACCAGTTTCGCGGAGTAGCGGTAACGAGACTCAAGCCTCCCCGCCACATGACGCATCCAGGACATGTGCATAAAGGACGTGAGCACGCCGAAGTCGAAGAGTGTCGCCTTGGGAACGACGTTCAGCAGGTTGCTGGCCAGGTAGCGGGGCGTGAGAAACCCCATGGGGATGTAGCGGCGCCGTTCGGAAGAAACGCCCGGAATGACCAGAAACTTGCCCTTTGGCATGTTCTCCACATGGAACCTTGTCGGCGTCTGAGCCAGCAGATTGGTCGGCTTGCTCTTGCTTGCAAGCCGGAAGGCGCGGACAGCCTGCACGCGCTCCATGGCCAGGGGCATGCGCCGGAGCTGTTCTGGCGGGCAGTCCCCCAGCCACAGGCACCAGCGCGTGTATCCGTTAATGAATTCATCGGCGCCCGTCCACGGACGGAAGAACGGCTTTGCGGCGGGCTCCAGCCGCAGGAACTCGGCCTTCTCCTCCGGGGTGAACAGGTAGTTTCCGTCGTCTATGGGTTTGTTGCCGATGCCGATCTCCGGCACATCGCACAGGGGTTTGGACCGGTTGACAATCACGGCGTTCGGCCCCTCGACGAGGTAGGGGCTGATGTTTCGGGCCTTGGTGGCGGTGACCGCATCGCCATGGTAGGAATAGAGCGTGCGTCCGTTGGCGTCGCCATGGCCGAACCCGATGATCACGACATGGACATGGGCCTTGCCGCGCGCCTCACTTTCCCAGGGGAAGGTGCGGTGCGCGAAGCGGATGCGGACGCCCCGGCGCAGCAGTTCCCCCCAGAGCACCCCCACCTGCTCCCCCTGTGAGATGGAGTTGGTGGACACGAAGGCGGCCCGGATGGGGGTTTCGCGGAGGTAGTCCGCCGCCTTGAAATACCACCCGGTCACATAGTCGAGCAGCCCGTAGTTGGGAAGGTCCCTCGCCACGAGGGCCATGTCCTGGCGCTGTTCCGGGGTCTGAAACTTGGCCCCGACAAAAGGGGGATTTCCCAGCACATAGGAGCACTCGCCCGGGGGAAGCACCTCCGACCAGTCGCAGCGCAGCGCGTTGGTGATGGCGATGTGCGCGCTCCGGCGCAGCGGCAGGCGCACCACATACTCCCCGAAGACCTCCGAAAGCTCCAGGTTCATCTGGTGGTCCATGAGCCACATGGCCACCTCGGCAATCCGGGCGGGCCATTCCATCAGCTCAATGCCGAAGAACTGGTCCACGTCCACAGACGCCATCTGGCGGATGTCCATCTCCTGCTGTCCGCCGCAGAGCGCCTTCAGTGCGCGCAGCTCAAGGCGGCGGAGCTCGCGGTAGGCGATGACCAGGAAGTTTCCGCAGCCGCAGGCCGGATCGAGCAGCCGCAGGCCGCGCAGTTTGGCCAGAAAGGCCCGCAGCCGGGGCTTGTTGTCCTTGATGCGCTCGAACTCGGCGGCGAGGTCGTCCAGGAAAAGGGAGCGCACAATCTTCAGGATGTCGCGCTCGCTGGTGTAGTGGCCGCCCACCTGCCGGCGGTCCGCCGGCTCCATCACGGACTGAAAGAGGGACCCGAAAACGGCGGGGGAGATTTTGGACCAGTCGAACCGCGTGGAGGCGAGCAGCGCGTCGCGCATGGCGCGGTTGAAGTCGGCAAACCGCAGGTGCTCCGCGAAGAGGGCGCCGTTCACATGCGGAAAGCCCGCCAGCGTGTCGTCCAGGTTCGCCTGCCTCCCCTCGACGGGCGTGTCCAGCACCTCGAACAGCCTTGCCAGGTGCGGCCCGAGATCGGACCCGTCGGGCTTGGTCCGGTTCTCCAGATACAGGCGAAAGGTTTCGCGCTCGAAAAGCCCCGTGTCCTCCGCGAACAGGCAGAAAAGCACCCGCACCAGGAAGCGCTCCAGATCATGCCCGCGGTAGCCGCCGTCATAAAGCGTGTCGTGCAGCCGCCCGAGGATTTCCACCGCCTTCAGGTTGATGGGGTCCTGGTCTTCGAATTTGTGCTGCTTGTATCCGGGGATGAACGCGAACAGGTGGATGTTCCTGTGGAAATCGGCGAGGGCGAACTCCTCCCGGGTAAAGCGGATGGAGTCGAACAGCGGGAGGTCCAGCTGCTCGTCCGGTTCCAGATCGTACAGAACAACACGGCCAAAGTCGGAGAGAATGACATAACGGGGGGACTCCTCCGCCCGCCCCTCCCGGGCCAGATCCTGAATGTACCGGAACGCCTGGGATTCGGCCTTGTCGAGGGAATGCCCCCGGCTCTTGTGCTCGGCGAGGGCCATCTTCGGCCAGAAAAGGTCTATGAACCCGTAGGTGCCCTTGATGCCCCGGACGGGCTCCTCGAAACTGGCGACGGTCCGGCGGCGGATGCCGAAAACCCCAAAGAACTCATCCCAGAAGGTCTTGGCCTCGGCCTCTTCCCTGCGCTCCTCGCACCACTCGCGCGAGAAATGGATGGCGTTCTGCCGAATCTCGTTCCAACTTATGGGCATGGCAACGTCCCCCGGGGCTCGCCGGATATAGTAGCACAGGGCCCGGAAGGTTTGACCTTTCCCGGGCCGGGGCATACAATGGGGGGAATCTGTGAAACCGCGCCGCACCGGCGCACAACCGAAAACTCAGGAGTGGCTTGTCATGGCGAAGAATACGGTGTATCTGGTGTCGAACGGGGACGCGCGCCCGCCGGCGTGCGTGGCGGGATGGCCGCTGCAGAAGCAGACGCTGGACCAGGTGGCCAAGGCGCTGAAGAAGCTGGGGTATTCCCCGGTGCTGCTGCCGAAGCATGACGCGAAG
Encoded here:
- a CDS encoding SUMF1/EgtB/PvdO family nonheme iron enzyme; the protein is MSPAPASAEDAWWAAPQNRAAALRRAVEDLAAAFPGQYAGAPEFLQRLDALDKRITAAQGDDLKAAADELTALQREALLANPLLDFDRLLLVRRAEGSMGLPQNWQGNCSLPRAGYDNEIAVLSPVRPDGALTTLHKPEKDIMVGDVDLHFDGEKMLFSMIGSHNRWQIWEMNADGSGLRQVTSGEYPDVDNYDPCYLPDDRIIFGSTGVFHGVPCVGGSDTVANLFRMDADGGNMRQLSFDQDHNWCPTPLANGRVLYSRWEYSDTPHYFSRILFSMNPDGTNQAEYYGSNSYWPNSLFYARPIPGHPTEVVAIVTGHHGVARMGELVLFDPAQGRKEGGGVIQRIPGFGKPVEPAIVDQLVDNSWPKFLHPYPLSGKYFLVSCKPSPESPWGLYLTDVFDNLVLIKELPGQALLEPVPLRKTQRPPVVPDRVKPDTDKATVYIADIYRGEGLRGVPRGVVKSLRVFEIYYGYPKMGGHINIGIEGPWDVHRILGTVPVLEDGSAYFKIPANIPVALQPLDAQGRAVQLMRSWFVGMPGEAVSCIGCHEKQNETPPAAPTLAVQQAPVDITPWNGPARGFSFKRDVQPVLDRHCVGCHDDAAAEKNPDVPNLSPQDKNGWNNFTKSYIALHPYVRRPGPESDYHLLPPMDFGANTSQLIQMLEKGHYGVKVPPEDMDRLCTWIDLNVPDHGTWSEHTAIPENFHQRRLEMRTKYAGRPEDPEVIPELDPGSRVYQAPPQENQAEQKPVKAEGWPFNAKAAAARQAEAGAEARRTVDLGDGVSLELALVPAGRFVMGAPEGFPDETPQAEAAVDASFYMGVTEVTNAQYARFDPAHNSGFIDQQSKDHTTPGYPAQAPENPVIRVSWTRAMAFCAWLSEQTGLECTLPTEAEWEWACRAGSSQPFWYGNLDTDFAPFANLADESIRLLAVSGVNPQPIPKPSPFEDFLPKDPRFNDGQRIVSPVRLYQPNPWGLHDMHGNVAEWTLSLYQPYPYAADDGRNDPAAEGRRVARGGSWFDRPKRAQAGSRLGYESWQPVYDVGFRVLVRAPKDAKLAANH
- the lsrF gene encoding 3-hydroxy-5-phosphonooxypentane-2,4-dione thiolase, producing the protein MPDAEKSAGAERKDYGIGVPMETPGFFLKGSAHLLWGAKNRLSQIFNPKSGRTVMLAFDHGYIMGPTTGLERLDLVVPPLIPHVDCLMCTRGGLRTCIPPEVRKPVVMRCSTGATVLRELSNEVIGVTVQEALALNASAITAQACIGAEFERETLANLSYLINEGSRYGLPTLGVTAVGKEMVRDARYLGLACRVIAELGVHFVKTYYCEPGFEEVVAGCPVPVVIAGGKKLPELDALKMAHKAIDQGAMGVDMGRNIFAADDPVAMAQAVGAVVHELAAPERAFELYNDLKGK
- the dhaL gene encoding dihydroxyacetone kinase subunit L, with the protein product MAGHITVEIMADMLRGAVSEIRENHELLGRLDSVGGDGDHGTTMVRAMGAVEKAVGAAGGGLKALLYDVGWAVLGADGGSTGPLFGMLFMGMSDALGEEEGLDPALLAAAFRSGLASVRAQTKAQPGDKTMIDALVPAVEALCAAAEGGAEAAEMLRLAAEAARAGAEATSALQARFGRARNIKEQSIGTQDPGATSVSLIFKGFLKGAEQHA
- a CDS encoding dihydroxyacetone kinase subunit DhaK; translated protein: MAMKKLVNNPENLVQELLEGFALANAGKVALSGNNLVVRRTPKPLDKVAVVTLGGSGHEPALSGYVGEGMLDISVPGEVFAAPGPPRVVEALRAAKRDAGILLVVLNHAGDVMSAKLALDMAKREGITVRQVLTHEDISGGSRENPDDRRGLAGCLLVIKIAGAAAEQGRPLEECAALAERMEANMATLAVALSGATHPSTGEVIAEIPDGMMVVGMGQHGEAGGGTQPLKTADATAEIMLEALLADIQAQSGDELFVMLNGTGATTLMELYLVLRRVNQVLEAKGMTLARSLVGEFLTVQEMGGFQMCVGRLDDELKALWDAPCDSPVWTAR
- a CDS encoding class I SAM-dependent DNA methyltransferase, giving the protein MPISWNEIRQNAIHFSREWCEERREEAEAKTFWDEFFGVFGIRRRTVASFEEPVRGIKGTYGFIDLFWPKMALAEHKSRGHSLDKAESQAFRYIQDLAREGRAEESPRYVILSDFGRVVLYDLEPDEQLDLPLFDSIRFTREEFALADFHRNIHLFAFIPGYKQHKFEDQDPINLKAVEILGRLHDTLYDGGYRGHDLERFLVRVLFCLFAEDTGLFERETFRLYLENRTKPDGSDLGPHLARLFEVLDTPVEGRQANLDDTLAGFPHVNGALFAEHLRFADFNRAMRDALLASTRFDWSKISPAVFGSLFQSVMEPADRRQVGGHYTSERDILKIVRSLFLDDLAAEFERIKDNKPRLRAFLAKLRGLRLLDPACGCGNFLVIAYRELRRLELRALKALCGGQQEMDIRQMASVDVDQFFGIELMEWPARIAEVAMWLMDHQMNLELSEVFGEYVVRLPLRRSAHIAITNALRCDWSEVLPPGECSYVLGNPPFVGAKFQTPEQRQDMALVARDLPNYGLLDYVTGWYFKAADYLRETPIRAAFVSTNSISQGEQVGVLWGELLRRGVRIRFAHRTFPWESEARGKAHVHVVIIGFGHGDANGRTLYSYHGDAVTATKARNISPYLVEGPNAVIVNRSKPLCDVPEIGIGNKPIDDGNYLFTPEEKAEFLRLEPAAKPFFRPWTGADEFINGYTRWCLWLGDCPPEQLRRMPLAMERVQAVRAFRLASKSKPTNLLAQTPTRFHVENMPKGKFLVIPGVSSERRRYIPMGFLTPRYLASNLLNVVPKATLFDFGVLTSFMHMSWMRHVAGRLESRYRYSAKLVYNNFPWPKDISPKQKAAVEAAAADVLQVRKQYPNASLADLYDPHAMPGALLKAHTKLDRAVDRCYRSQPFSNDVDRMAYLFALYEAHTAPLSKPSPRRAKQGE